The Clostridiaceae bacterium DNA window ATTCCGTCTTATATCCGTCATCTGTTCTTCAATTATATAAAAATTATCCAGAAGCCATTCTGCAGCAGGAATGGTAGGAATATCATTTTCAAATTCAGCACTTATTTTTTCATAGACTTCCCTGATATATTTATAATTTTTATTTATTCTAGATATAAATAATCCTGAAAATCTGGCACTTTTCTTTATTACATGCCTGCTTCCTATTTCGATCGCATGTTTCTGGGCATCCTCAAAGCCCAGAATTGCATCTGTTACCTCTATATTTTCCAATTTTCTGTTTCTGTTGCTTCTTGCCATATAAACTGCAGCACAAATCAAAATCAGATATATTACTGCATGTATAAAATCCATCCTATCGAATCACCACTCCCAAAGGATTTTCTTCGTAAAATAATAAATGGCATGTAAAAATAAGGTTTCCAGAACTAATAAAAATTATTCCCAATTCCCTTATTGAACTATTAAATGGGAGACAGTGATTGATATTTTTATTTTTTATTTTTTATTTTTTATTTTTTATCATAAAATATTAATTTTATTAATTTCAAAATTAAACACAGGCAAGTTCAAGATCTACTTATATATTCCTCTCCTCAAGAAGTATATCAGATACTGATACTTCCAAGCCTTTTGCAAGCTTATCCAGCGTTTTTTTAGAAGGATTTTTCTTTTTTCCCCTTTCCAATTCATTTATATAAGATTGGGAAATTCCCGAAAGACTTGCTAATTGCTGTTGTGTCATATTTCTCAAAATTCTGTAAAATTTTATCTTATTCACTAAAAATACCTCCTTTATCCAATATTATATAACATTTAGCTATATTGTAAACATAATAATATTGCATAAAGATATATTTGAGCGAATTTTCTTCTTCTTCCTTAGATTTCCACCACTTGTTTTTAATAATCTTGAATTTTCTTGTAGCTGGAAATATAATATAGCTATTAGCGATATTTTTTGTAATTATTATTCATAGTAAATGGTGATATGGTGAATCTGGGAAAAAACATTGCCAGGCTAAGAAAACTAAATAACATTACATCAACAGAGCTTTCAAATATTGTAGGTATAAAGCAGCCTTATTTAAGCCAGATAGAAAATGGAAAGCGTTCACCTAGTCTTGATGTGCTGCAAAGCATCGCAAAGGCTTTAAATACAACTGTTTCAGAGTTACTTGGTGAAGTACCCGAAACGCTGCCCGATAATATGAAACGTCTTGTAGATACAGTCAAAGATCTTAACAATGATCAGATCGATGCTATAATAAGCATGGTTAAAGAGATGAAGGCGGGATATAAGTAAAAGAATATGGTTCAAAGTCTCATTTCGACTTTGAACCATATTCTACCAGGCCAATTGCAGAATCCTACCCGGCATATTCGCCTTCCTTACTTAAATGGTTGGAACTTTTTTCTTTGTTGTCCTGTCTAATAAGCAAAGACTTCGGAAGATCAATATAGGGTTTATTTAATCAATGATAAGAAGGAGTGAGCCTATAATATGAAACTGTCTAATAAGCATTTAATTTTATTTGTATCTTTTGTTTTGGTTGTGGTGCTGTTTGTCTTATATGGGATTAATTATCCTTTGAGGCAGGTTGCTGCAAAAGAAAGTGTAAATGAAAGTGTGGATGAAAAAGATAAGAGAGTAATCAATGTATCCGGCTTGGGCATCATAAAAGCATCTCCTGATATAGCCTATATTACACTAGGGTTTGTAACTGAAGATACTGATGCAAATGAGGCACAGAAGAAAAATGCCAAACAAATGGATAAAATTGTGGCAGCTATAAAAGACCTGGGCATTGAAGATGAAGATATTAAAACTGTCAGCTATAATATTTATCCAAAGTATGACTATGATAGAAATACCGGAGTAAGCAAGATTATTGGATACTCTGTGAACAATTCGGTACAGGTAACTGTAAGGGATATTTTAAAAACAGGAAAAGTAATTGATATAGCTTCAGAGAACGGTGCAAACACCAGCGGAGGTATTTCCTTCGGTTTGAGCGACTATGAAGGCTATTATAATAATGCTTTAAAGGCTGCTGTTGAAAATGCCAAAAAGAAAGCAGATATTATTGCAGATACCTTAGGAGTATCTCTTAAACTGCCGGTGTCTATTACAGAAAATAGTGGTTATCAGCAACCACCCACCGTTTATTATAGTAAAACTATGGACTGGGCTGCAAGTGATGAAGCAGAAAGAGTCACCACTCCCATAGAATCAGGAACTCTTGAGATAAGAGCAAGCGTGGCGGTTATATACGAGTATTAAGTCCGTTGTCTATGTGTATTAAGCTCATAGTGCATAAGTATGCATTTTTACTAACCTTAATACATTTTTGAGATTAAATACTCCACAATCCTTGAGGGAAGAAGTCGCTTAAGAAACACAAATACTTTGTATTTTATGCCCACCACTTTTCTAATTGGTGGGTTTTTTCTTTTTATTAGTTTTAATACAACTTTAGCCACACCTTCTGGTGCAGGGCCATTTATTTCATCTCTAATCATGGCATTTACAGACTTTCTGAACCTTTCACCATAAGCTGAATCCTCCTGCAACGCTGCTTTTGCTGTTTGCCTGTTATCTGTGAAGCTTGTTCTGGTATCTCCAGGTTCCACTAAACAAACTTTAATACCAAAGGGTTTTAGCTCTATTCTCATTGCTTCTGTCACTAATTCAAGAGCACCCTTACTAGCGCTGTACATGGATTGAAAAGGTATTGAAAATTGTGCAGCAACTGAACTTATATTAATAATAATGCCGCTTTTCTGTTCCCTCATTATAGGGATTACTTTACGGCACATCCTCAATACTCCAAAAAAATTGGTGTCAAACTGCCTGTATGCCTCCTCATGGCTTACATCTTCCACCGCACCGGCCAAGCCAAATCCAGCATTATTTATCAGTATATCAATTCTGCCTTCTTGCTGAATTACATAGTTGACAGCCTGTTCAACAGATTCATCGCAACATACGTCAAGTTGAATCATTTTTATAAATCCGCAATCAGGGCTATCTGTGCTGCCTCTGTCAAAGGTTGTATTATCCCGTGACATTCCATGTCCGGCAGCATTACTCCTGGATTCCATATTCATAAGGGGTTGTTTCCTTGAGGTCCCATAGACCCTGTAACCTCTTTGGGACAATAAAGAGGCAAGACATTTACCTATTCCTGATGAAGCTCCAGTAATCAGTACAACGTTATTTTTGTCGGAATTATGAACCAGCATGAGACCATCACCTTTCCAAACCCATGTTTTCCTTTAACTGTCTTACCTTGTTTTCAATTTCAGGCTTTGACTCCTCCATCAGCTCTTTATAAAATCCCTCATACTCGTAAGTAATGTTTTCTCCGCTTTCTATCCCTCTTATATAGCTCTCGAGAAGTTTAAAATCTTTTTCATAGCAATGGAATGAATTAGCTCTATGGGCGTAGGTTCCCATTTCTACATTTAATTTATCTGCCACTTCTTTCTGTAACATGATAAATGCAAAACAATTCATAAATGTTGCTTCTGGTGCATCATTACTTCTCATAAGCACCTTCATATGTAATTTTCCCTCTCTGATAAAGAACTGTATATGCTGAAGGCAGGCAGGACTTGTATTTCCTTCGCTGGTATCCTTCTTCCAATCCCGAACATCAATAACTGCCCTGCGGCTATATGGATTTCTTTTTAATTCATTGTATATAAATGGAAGCTGTTCAGCTATTCTGTTGTGGTACGTATAATCCCAGCCATGTCCTATTCTGAAATCCAAAATTCCATAAAGAACTTCCTGCCTGTACTGTTCCAGATCTGAGTGCCCTCCGATAAACAACTTGCTTATCATTGGTTCAGCAAGAGGTTCTTCAACAAAAATCGTCATGCTGCATTCCTTCTGCTTTTGATTATAATCGGGGCAATCTGTTATCTCACCATATTTGTAAAGAGCTTCTAAGGATTTGTGGTAGGCCTCTGCCAAAGTTCTTCCTGTAACAAACAGTTCTTTCATTTGCCTCTCCCCCTTGTGTGAATTGTCGCAACTTTTTGTTTTCTAAACTATATCTCTTCTAAGTCTATTCAAAGTTTATAATTTGAGTGTTATAATTTGTTATAATTATTTTTTAATTGTATCATTCAAAAGTGGCAGGTTCAATAGTGTGCACTTTACAATAGTTTTAATCATCTTATTATTGTATTATTATTGCAATTATCCCATAATATTATATCCGCAATCTACATACATT harbors:
- a CDS encoding SDR family oxidoreductase, whose amino-acid sequence is MLVHNSDKNNVVLITGASSGIGKCLASLLSQRGYRVYGTSRKQPLMNMESRSNAAGHGMSRDNTTFDRGSTDSPDCGFIKMIQLDVCCDESVEQAVNYVIQQEGRIDILINNAGFGLAGAVEDVSHEEAYRQFDTNFFGVLRMCRKVIPIMREQKSGIIINISSVAAQFSIPFQSMYSASKGALELVTEAMRIELKPFGIKVCLVEPGDTRTSFTDNRQTAKAALQEDSAYGERFRKSVNAMIRDEINGPAPEGVAKVVLKLIKRKNPPIRKVVGIKYKVFVFLKRLLPSRIVEYLISKMY
- a CDS encoding helix-turn-helix transcriptional regulator, which produces MVNLGKNIARLRKLNNITSTELSNIVGIKQPYLSQIENGKRSPSLDVLQSIAKALNTTVSELLGEVPETLPDNMKRLVDTVKDLNNDQIDAIISMVKEMKAGYK
- a CDS encoding SIMPL domain-containing protein codes for the protein MKLSNKHLILFVSFVLVVVLFVLYGINYPLRQVAAKESVNESVDEKDKRVINVSGLGIIKASPDIAYITLGFVTEDTDANEAQKKNAKQMDKIVAAIKDLGIEDEDIKTVSYNIYPKYDYDRNTGVSKIIGYSVNNSVQVTVRDILKTGKVIDIASENGANTSGGISFGLSDYEGYYNNALKAAVENAKKKADIIADTLGVSLKLPVSITENSGYQQPPTVYYSKTMDWAASDEAERVTTPIESGTLEIRASVAVIYEY
- a CDS encoding helix-turn-helix transcriptional regulator, with protein sequence MTQQQLASLSGISQSYINELERGKKKNPSKKTLDKLAKGLEVSVSDILLEERNI